A window of the Nitrosopumilus ureiphilus genome harbors these coding sequences:
- a CDS encoding type II glyceraldehyde-3-phosphate dehydrogenase, whose protein sequence is MKKIFVNGYGSIGSRITSFLKDDPELTVIGIGKYSPDEKVEIANSRGLDVYVPEKKIGDFSNYKIAGSIESALDNCDLVIDAAPGGHGYKNKVSLYEPKNIPAIYQGGESVIGSEAVSDLLFNSRANYAQALGKRHVMQGSCNVTGMGRILEPLRDKFGDELIRFDVTLVRRWADIEQTEKKLVDTIEMSEKPHHGDDVKMYFGKDAPLYVRAIKVPTRQMHLHIMDIRFKGIAPKPSEIHELFTDEFGVAKVWTAKGTKDIRDYAQNMGFNFTDTNMIHIHANMTTSIGDTVQMMYSDDQTGIVIPENHMLLQAMLFEKSYEEAFTHTESIFHMKEKKEKLQEYFAKK, encoded by the coding sequence ATGAAGAAAATCTTTGTTAATGGATATGGTTCCATTGGCAGTAGAATTACTTCTTTTCTAAAAGATGATCCTGAACTAACAGTCATTGGTATAGGCAAATATTCTCCTGATGAAAAAGTAGAGATTGCAAATTCACGAGGTTTGGACGTATATGTTCCAGAAAAAAAGATTGGTGATTTTTCAAATTACAAAATTGCCGGTTCCATTGAATCTGCACTTGACAATTGTGATTTAGTGATTGATGCCGCTCCTGGCGGTCATGGTTATAAAAACAAAGTAAGTCTATATGAACCGAAAAACATCCCTGCAATTTATCAAGGGGGCGAATCAGTTATTGGGTCTGAAGCTGTTTCTGATTTATTGTTTAATTCACGAGCAAATTATGCTCAAGCCTTAGGTAAACGACATGTAATGCAAGGAAGCTGCAATGTTACTGGAATGGGCAGGATTTTAGAACCATTACGTGACAAGTTTGGTGATGAATTGATTCGTTTTGATGTCACACTTGTTAGAAGATGGGCAGATATTGAGCAAACGGAAAAAAAACTTGTTGATACTATAGAAATGTCTGAAAAGCCTCATCATGGTGATGATGTCAAGATGTATTTTGGAAAGGATGCTCCACTTTATGTTAGAGCAATCAAAGTACCAACAAGACAAATGCACTTGCATATTATGGATATACGATTCAAAGGTATTGCACCAAAACCATCTGAAATTCACGAACTTTTTACAGATGAGTTTGGTGTTGCAAAGGTTTGGACTGCTAAAGGAACTAAAGATATTCGAGATTATGCACAAAATATGGGCTTCAATTTTACTGATACAAACATGATTCACATTCATGCAAACATGACTACATCAATTGGTGACACCGTTCAAATGATGTATTCTGATGACCAAACAGGCATTGTTATTCCTGAAAATCATATGCTTTTACAAGCAATGTTGTTTGAAAAATCATACGAAGAAGCATTTACTCACACTGAATCAATTTTCCATATGAAAGAAAAAAAGGAAAAACTACAAGAATATTTTGCTAAAAAGTAA
- a CDS encoding hemolysin family protein, translated as MVELWLEIAALAGLIGLSGFFSGLEVSLVGTSQATVEQLVKEKRRGSKALQKLKSNPGWMMSAVNLGNNVVNVGSSALATVVAIKLFGDSGLGIAIGIMTFLIIIFGEVTPKTYCNANATKVALGSSGILLMFSYATYPVVWTLERITRVMIKITGSDYHPPALTEKEIKGIIDQGHRDEALESQERDLVHRALEFDDTVIRAVMTPRMKMQTLPAKMLLFEALPIINQNSHSRIPIYGETHDDIVGFVHVRDVLRELESDNKMKTLEQISRTPVFVSQEKMVTALLREMKGRKTHMAIVIDEHGGVEGLVTLEDLIEEILGEIEDETDSPQSIKYHSIDKDTIVATGDIEIEKINEIFKSELPEGDDYSTLNGLLHERLQDIPQEGDKLELGKVRIVVEKVVKNLPVKIRIERIKK; from the coding sequence TTGGTAGAACTTTGGTTAGAGATTGCTGCATTAGCAGGATTAATTGGATTATCTGGGTTTTTTAGCGGATTAGAAGTATCATTGGTAGGTACAAGTCAGGCTACTGTAGAGCAACTAGTAAAAGAGAAAAGACGAGGTTCTAAAGCACTTCAAAAACTCAAATCAAATCCAGGTTGGATGATGTCAGCTGTGAACCTCGGGAATAATGTAGTGAATGTAGGTTCATCTGCGTTGGCAACGGTAGTTGCAATAAAATTATTTGGAGATAGTGGACTTGGAATTGCTATAGGAATTATGACTTTTTTAATTATTATTTTTGGGGAAGTCACCCCAAAAACATATTGTAATGCAAATGCCACTAAAGTTGCACTTGGTTCAAGTGGAATTCTACTAATGTTTAGTTATGCCACATATCCAGTAGTCTGGACATTGGAGAGAATTACTCGTGTAATGATCAAAATTACTGGAAGTGACTATCATCCACCAGCACTAACTGAAAAAGAGATCAAAGGAATTATTGATCAAGGTCATAGAGATGAAGCGTTAGAAAGTCAAGAGCGGGATTTAGTGCACAGAGCATTAGAATTTGACGACACAGTAATTCGTGCTGTTATGACCCCCAGAATGAAAATGCAAACACTTCCTGCAAAAATGTTGCTTTTTGAGGCACTTCCAATAATTAATCAAAACTCCCATTCCAGAATCCCTATTTATGGTGAAACACATGACGATATAGTAGGATTCGTTCATGTAAGAGATGTGCTAAGAGAGCTTGAATCAGATAACAAAATGAAGACGTTAGAACAAATTTCAAGAACTCCTGTTTTTGTATCTCAAGAAAAAATGGTTACTGCATTGCTAAGAGAGATGAAGGGTAGAAAAACACACATGGCAATTGTGATAGATGAACATGGTGGAGTTGAAGGATTAGTAACGTTAGAAGATCTAATTGAAGAAATTCTTGGAGAAATTGAAGATGAAACAGATTCTCCCCAATCAATCAAGTACCACTCCATAGATAAAGATACGATTGTTGCAACAGGGGATATCGAAATTGAAAAAATTAATGAAATTTTTAAATCAGAATTACCAGAAGGGGATGATTATAGTACACTTAATGGATTATTACATGAAAGGTTACAAGACATCCCACAAGAAGGCGATAAATTAGAATTAGGAAAAGTAAGAATAGTTGTTGAGAAAGTCGTAAAGAACCTCCCTGTGAAAATAAGAATAGAACGGATTAAAAAATAA
- the thrC gene encoding threonine synthase, whose product MQGDAYLKCIDPQCGLEYPIESRNVQCTEGHLLDVKYKNKPSTGLKEVFYKRRNSEGSIFNESGVWRFRELLNFCQIDTENLEECSKYLVSLDGAEGRQSKPYQMSKAAEFIGISNKNLWLQPEGYNPSGSFKDNGMATAVTHAKMVGAKKIVCASTGNTSASAGMFAANEGINCDVYIPAGQIAPGKLSQAYQFGAQILEVDGNFDDALKQSLEDAQNHEGYTVNSVNPFRIEGQKTIPFRALEYLNWESPDWIVYPGGALGNTSSCGKALMELYEWGWIKKIPRIAVINSEGASTLSDLYNGKFEGEELRWNKGSPNTELISRYYDHLDKEGIRPKTKATAIQIGRPANILKGLRALEFTNGVATTVSDSEMLDGMSVVGLNGFDCEMASGASVVGIKKLISEEIIKKDDVVVGILTGRQKDAMLPVEYHQNPKNIFAIPPKN is encoded by the coding sequence ATGCAAGGAGATGCATATCTAAAATGTATTGACCCACAATGTGGTTTAGAATATCCTATTGAGAGTAGAAATGTGCAGTGTACAGAGGGACATCTATTAGATGTAAAATACAAAAACAAACCTTCAACAGGTTTGAAAGAGGTATTTTACAAAAGACGTAATTCCGAAGGCAGTATCTTTAATGAAAGTGGAGTTTGGAGATTTAGAGAATTACTAAATTTTTGTCAGATAGATACTGAAAATCTCGAGGAATGTTCAAAATATTTAGTATCATTAGATGGCGCAGAAGGAAGACAATCAAAACCATATCAAATGTCAAAAGCTGCGGAATTCATAGGAATTTCAAATAAAAATTTGTGGTTGCAACCTGAAGGATACAATCCTAGTGGCTCTTTCAAAGATAACGGGATGGCAACAGCTGTTACACATGCAAAGATGGTAGGTGCAAAAAAAATCGTCTGTGCATCAACTGGGAACACATCTGCATCTGCAGGAATGTTTGCAGCAAATGAAGGGATTAATTGTGATGTATACATCCCTGCAGGACAAATAGCCCCAGGAAAACTAAGTCAGGCATATCAATTTGGAGCTCAAATTTTAGAAGTTGATGGAAATTTTGATGATGCATTAAAACAATCACTAGAAGATGCACAAAATCATGAAGGGTACACAGTAAACTCTGTAAATCCATTTAGAATTGAAGGACAAAAAACAATTCCATTTAGAGCATTAGAATATCTTAACTGGGAATCTCCTGATTGGATTGTTTATCCTGGGGGAGCTTTGGGAAATACTTCAAGTTGTGGAAAGGCACTCATGGAATTGTACGAATGGGGATGGATTAAAAAAATTCCAAGAATTGCTGTGATAAATTCTGAAGGTGCAAGCACATTATCGGATTTGTATAATGGAAAATTCGAGGGGGAAGAGCTCAGATGGAATAAAGGAAGTCCCAATACCGAACTAATTTCCAGATATTATGATCATTTAGATAAAGAAGGGATAAGACCAAAAACTAAAGCAACTGCAATTCAAATTGGCAGACCTGCAAATATTTTGAAAGGCTTACGTGCATTAGAATTCACAAATGGTGTGGCAACTACCGTTTCAGACTCTGAAATGCTTGATGGAATGTCAGTTGTTGGACTAAATGGATTTGATTGCGAGATGGCATCTGGAGCATCAGTTGTTGGAATAAAGAAGTTAATCAGTGAAGAAATTATCAAGAAAGACGATGTCGTTGTAGGAATTCTTACAGGCAGACAAAAAGATGCAATGTTGCCAGTTGAATATCATCAGAATCCCAAAAACATTTTTGCAATACCCCCAAAAAATTAA
- a CDS encoding pentapeptide repeat-containing protein, whose translation MNTSDVFRKRNLTKVNFDYEDLIGRNLSDSNMSGVNLKNRDIHNADLSCTDLRESDLSESILFYVKLRGADMRGVNLSNAKLWDAEMYGVDLRGADINGADLFYTDLRNADLSDTNLSGVNLRHTNFEGAIFTSADFTNANYDVHTLDTISGNAKSALKKKGRLW comes from the coding sequence ATGAACACTTCGGATGTTTTTCGTAAACGAAATCTTACAAAAGTAAATTTTGATTATGAGGATTTGATTGGAAGAAACTTGTCTGATTCCAACATGAGTGGGGTTAATCTCAAAAATCGAGACATCCATAATGCGGACTTGAGTTGTACAGACCTTAGAGAATCTGACCTAAGTGAGTCCATTTTATTTTATGTAAAATTAAGAGGAGCAGACATGAGAGGTGTGAATCTTTCTAATGCAAAACTATGGGATGCAGAAATGTATGGAGTTGATCTTCGAGGCGCAGACATTAATGGTGCAGATTTGTTTTATACAGATTTAAGAAATGCAGATTTGAGTGATACGAATCTAAGCGGAGTAAATCTCAGACATACAAACTTCGAAGGGGCAATTTTTACATCAGCTGATTTCACTAATGCAAATTATGATGTACATACACTAGATACTATTTCAGGTAATGCAAAATCCGCATTAAAAAAGAAAGGCAGATTGTGGTAA
- a CDS encoding resolvase, which produces MSMRRKVSSFTITKQKTNRNTITNNQKAARTRRQRGYQWEDTIVKRFNNTDKWKAFRLGSPSIALPDVLAVNTDISTIFTIEAKSGTSTSLPVPADQIERCLSWIKTFDIYEKRNVLLAFKFLSKKRIDIGKYESRELREFFKIWDESLEITDCVCTYDGKFFAKIEGKRKEVFLKECPMPFKTKQRTNA; this is translated from the coding sequence ATGTCAATGAGAAGAAAAGTATCATCATTTACAATTACAAAGCAAAAAACTAATAGAAATACGATAACGAATAATCAAAAAGCTGCTAGAACACGAAGACAAAGAGGCTATCAATGGGAAGACACCATTGTAAAACGATTTAACAATACTGACAAATGGAAAGCCTTTCGACTTGGTTCTCCAAGTATTGCATTACCTGACGTATTAGCAGTAAATACTGATATCAGTACAATTTTCACAATAGAGGCAAAATCTGGAACTAGTACATCGCTTCCAGTACCTGCAGATCAAATTGAAAGATGCTTATCATGGATTAAAACTTTTGATATTTATGAAAAAAGGAATGTGCTTTTAGCATTCAAATTTCTATCAAAAAAAAGGATCGATATCGGCAAATATGAGAGTCGAGAATTAAGAGAGTTTTTCAAGATCTGGGATGAATCCTTAGAGATCACAGATTGTGTTTGTACTTATGATGGCAAATTTTTTGCAAAAATAGAGGGTAAAAGAAAAGAAGTATTCCTAAAAGAATGTCCTATGCCTTTTAAGACAAAACAAAGAACTAATGCCTAA
- a CDS encoding zinc ribbon domain-containing protein, giving the protein MNFESELSQGDFYIPECTECMKIVWPPSEFCNHCFGEVLLKKKVIEGKIIEFSRQGDAYFCLVEFEKEIRVMAKILKMPKIGQKVKISECGLINRNYFFHVV; this is encoded by the coding sequence ATGAATTTCGAATCAGAATTATCTCAAGGTGATTTTTACATTCCTGAATGTACTGAATGTATGAAAATTGTTTGGCCACCATCAGAATTTTGTAATCATTGTTTTGGAGAAGTGTTACTAAAAAAGAAGGTAATTGAAGGCAAAATTATTGAATTTTCAAGACAAGGTGATGCATATTTTTGCTTAGTTGAATTTGAAAAAGAGATTAGAGTAATGGCAAAAATATTAAAAATGCCAAAGATTGGTCAAAAGGTAAAAATTTCAGAATGTGGATTGATTAACAGAAATTATTTTTTTCATGTTGTTTGA
- a CDS encoding thiolase family protein, translating into MKKVGIMAYGITPFTKEDQKIESILLKSAKNLFKNNPQINRNDIDAVLVSTNNNSKYLSPVLSEMIDIQPKIAHSIESLCNSGTNSIVSAYSYIASGLADMVLISGAERYDSPGQILEWDNSRGEYKHPIFWASIFTKSYKREFSISEEDLAIVPVKNHKQAKENPNAISNKIFSIQDVVNSKKLTEDIRLLDCSRPCTGSASIILASEATIRKNTDEPVWIAGIGQKTTSAGFTKNMSLSSMESTKLAGNAALKMANRTITDVDVAEIHDAFSVCEPMALESLGFSNLGNGINTIKELHETNNFKINPRGGLLGSGHPLGATGIAQTIEITQQIQSKANNRQVDNVNIGLVHNMSAAATSSTVLVLEK; encoded by the coding sequence ATGAAAAAAGTTGGAATAATGGCATATGGGATAACGCCTTTTACAAAAGAGGATCAAAAAATAGAATCAATTTTACTCAAATCTGCAAAAAATCTTTTCAAAAACAATCCTCAAATTAATCGAAATGATATAGATGCAGTTTTAGTCTCTACAAATAATAATTCAAAATACCTATCTCCTGTTTTATCAGAAATGATAGATATTCAGCCCAAAATTGCACATTCGATTGAAAGCTTGTGTAATTCAGGCACAAATTCAATAGTTTCAGCATATTCATATATTGCATCCGGTTTGGCAGATATGGTCCTCATTTCAGGGGCTGAAAGATATGACAGCCCAGGACAAATTTTAGAATGGGACAATTCCAGAGGAGAATACAAACATCCAATTTTTTGGGCATCAATTTTTACAAAATCATACAAGCGTGAATTCTCAATTTCGGAGGAAGATCTAGCAATAGTACCAGTAAAAAATCACAAACAAGCTAAAGAAAATCCAAATGCAATATCAAATAAAATTTTTTCAATACAAGATGTAGTTAATTCTAAAAAATTAACAGAAGATATCAGGTTATTGGATTGCTCAAGACCATGTACAGGTAGCGCGTCAATTATCCTTGCTTCTGAAGCAACGATTAGAAAAAACACGGATGAACCAGTGTGGATTGCAGGAATTGGTCAAAAAACAACTTCTGCAGGTTTTACTAAAAATATGTCATTAAGCTCTATGGAATCTACAAAATTAGCAGGGAATGCAGCATTAAAAATGGCAAACCGAACCATTACAGATGTTGATGTTGCAGAAATTCATGATGCTTTTTCTGTTTGCGAGCCTATGGCATTAGAGTCATTGGGCTTTTCTAATTTAGGGAATGGTATCAATACAATAAAAGAACTACATGAGACAAATAATTTTAAAATAAATCCGAGAGGGGGATTACTTGGGTCAGGACACCCTCTTGGAGCCACTGGCATAGCTCAAACTATTGAAATCACTCAACAAATACAATCAAAAGCAAATAATCGACAGGTAGACAATGTCAATATAGGATTAGTTCACAATATGTCTGCTGCTGCTACATCCTCAACAGTGTTGGTTTTAGAAAAATGA
- a CDS encoding LLM class flavin-dependent oxidoreductase, translating to MRIGCSLGSLLSINNVLKCSEILSKTNVDTIWVPETWGMENFSMLSAVSNRTNTQKIGSSIINIYSRSPATIAMGAATVDMLSDGRLILGLGTSSLPIVEDFHGSKFEMPLQRMKEYVDIIRLVLSGKLVNYKGKIFNLKNFTLLIKPKRESVPIYLAAVNQKMVDLAWTTGDGVIFYLRPINEMKETISKMQSNKKIDVACQIITSVTKDSDDAIKRAKKTLAFYVSVGKIYRDFLAKNGFKNETEAVYDEYKKSGFKSNHEFISDSMLQSLAIAGTSEECRKQITNFRNSGIDLPIIQFNPVGNVSESFSLFKKTFLDE from the coding sequence ATGCGTATTGGGTGCAGCCTGGGGTCATTGTTATCAATAAACAATGTTTTGAAATGCTCAGAAATTCTTTCAAAAACTAATGTAGACACCATTTGGGTGCCTGAAACATGGGGTATGGAAAATTTCTCGATGCTCAGTGCAGTCTCAAATAGAACAAATACTCAAAAAATAGGATCCTCGATTATCAACATCTACTCAAGAAGTCCTGCAACTATTGCAATGGGAGCAGCAACAGTAGATATGCTATCTGACGGAAGACTAATTCTAGGTCTTGGAACAAGCAGTTTGCCAATCGTGGAGGATTTTCATGGGAGTAAATTTGAAATGCCATTACAACGAATGAAGGAATATGTAGATATTATCAGATTAGTTTTATCTGGAAAGTTAGTAAATTACAAAGGCAAAATTTTCAATTTGAAAAATTTTACATTATTAATAAAACCAAAAAGGGAATCAGTTCCCATCTATTTAGCAGCTGTAAATCAAAAAATGGTGGATTTAGCATGGACTACTGGTGATGGCGTGATTTTTTATTTAAGACCAATAAATGAAATGAAAGAAACCATTTCAAAAATGCAATCAAATAAAAAAATAGATGTTGCATGCCAAATAATTACTAGTGTTACAAAAGATTCAGATGATGCAATTAAACGAGCAAAAAAAACATTGGCATTTTATGTGTCTGTCGGTAAAATATACAGAGATTTCTTAGCAAAAAATGGTTTTAAAAATGAAACAGAAGCTGTATATGATGAATATAAAAAATCAGGTTTCAAATCAAATCACGAATTTATTTCTGATTCAATGTTACAATCACTTGCAATAGCTGGAACATCTGAAGAATGTAGAAAACAAATTACAAACTTTAGAAATTCAGGTATAGATTTACCGATAATTCAATTCAATCCAGTAGGCAATGTATCGGAATCTTTTAGTTTATTCAAAAAAACATTTCTGGATGAGTGA
- a CDS encoding type IV toxin-antitoxin system AbiEi family antitoxin domain-containing protein — translation MKITDLLTKARIENKEFLKAEDLRRFCKGTKFDYNYAVKYLVEHKYLIRIFRGIFYVKSHEEIATKRLSHNVLELISKGLELKGIKNWYFGFHTALKLNNLTHEYYTTGDVINDSISRPKSMLIADHKFKFYKLSPKLLSFGITKENNIKYSDIEKTILDFIYIWSYNGISNEKILADVSEWTSKISETRVKKYSIRYPNSTRKIIKMILK, via the coding sequence ATGAAAATAACTGATTTATTAACAAAAGCAAGAATTGAAAACAAAGAATTCTTGAAAGCCGAAGATCTTAGAAGATTTTGTAAGGGAACTAAATTCGATTATAATTATGCAGTAAAATATCTTGTAGAACATAAATATCTAATTAGAATATTCAGGGGAATTTTTTATGTAAAATCCCATGAAGAAATAGCAACAAAACGATTAAGCCACAATGTCTTAGAATTAATCTCTAAAGGATTAGAATTAAAAGGAATAAAAAATTGGTACTTTGGATTTCATACTGCACTAAAACTCAATAACCTCACACATGAATATTATACAACTGGAGATGTCATAAACGATTCAATCTCTAGACCCAAGTCAATGTTGATTGCAGATCATAAATTCAAATTTTATAAGCTTTCTCCAAAACTATTATCTTTTGGAATAACAAAAGAGAATAATATCAAATATTCCGATATTGAAAAAACTATTTTGGATTTTATCTATATCTGGAGTTACAACGGAATATCAAACGAAAAAATATTGGCTGATGTATCTGAATGGACATCAAAAATTTCAGAAACACGTGTCAAAAAATATTCTATACGCTATCCTAATTCAACAAGAAAAATAATCAAGATGATATTGAAATGA
- a CDS encoding nucleotidyl transferase AbiEii/AbiGii toxin family protein — MRKSQVNEISRILRTSQQTMIEKDMIIHEILHDLSSEAFFSQNFIFKGGTCLVKTYIGYYRFSEDMDFTWKNQKEFSELSSKKLRTKLSELIDKTGKIFETISKSRNLDFKCDKSDDNYVELGGSNKMCTFKLWYDSEISDTKSFLKVQINFVEILLYSIQDQKLQSLGTNDAKIKDLFSEGHEYLNEIDFPTYDIPEILCEKIRAILTQKGTKARDFLDVYQICKKFRIQLEDIESNAKKKIKFSLETYEKYKENLKQKAIEIETGKLFEIGEENYILLEKINEQEFYSFNNDLAKFLNEIIPKEYHSMLYFLSITAVCSGGGGADKAPHKVEITNSGGKNFTNIDLTKEKCPKCGLVGTMQAMPGFY, encoded by the coding sequence ATGAGAAAGAGTCAAGTTAATGAGATTTCAAGAATACTTAGAACATCTCAACAAACTATGATTGAAAAAGATATGATAATACATGAAATACTACATGATTTATCCTCTGAAGCATTTTTTTCTCAAAATTTTATTTTCAAAGGTGGAACTTGTTTAGTTAAAACCTATATTGGATATTACAGATTTTCTGAAGATATGGATTTTACATGGAAAAATCAGAAAGAATTCAGTGAATTATCTTCAAAAAAATTACGTACCAAGTTATCTGAATTGATAGATAAAACAGGCAAAATATTTGAAACTATTTCTAAATCAAGAAATCTAGATTTCAAATGTGATAAAAGTGATGATAATTATGTTGAATTGGGAGGCAGCAATAAAATGTGCACCTTCAAACTGTGGTATGATTCTGAAATTTCTGACACAAAATCATTTCTAAAAGTCCAGATAAACTTTGTAGAGATCTTGCTGTATTCTATACAAGACCAAAAACTTCAAAGTTTAGGCACAAATGATGCCAAAATTAAAGATCTGTTTTCAGAAGGACATGAATATCTAAATGAAATAGATTTCCCGACTTATGACATTCCTGAGATTCTGTGTGAAAAAATAAGGGCAATCTTAACACAAAAAGGCACAAAGGCTAGAGATTTTCTAGATGTTTATCAAATCTGTAAAAAATTCAGAATCCAACTAGAAGACATTGAGTCTAATGCAAAGAAGAAGATAAAATTTTCTTTAGAAACATATGAAAAATATAAAGAAAATTTAAAACAAAAAGCAATAGAAATAGAAACAGGTAAACTATTTGAAATAGGGGAAGAAAACTATATTCTTCTAGAAAAAATCAATGAGCAAGAATTTTACTCCTTTAATAATGATTTAGCCAAATTCCTTAACGAAATTATTCCAAAAGAATATCACAGCATGTTGTACTTTTTATCAATAACAGCTGTATGTAGTGGCGGTGGGGGTGCAGACAAAGCTCCACATAAAGTAGAAATTACTAACTCAGGAGGAAAAAATTTTACAAATATTGATCTAACTAAAGAAAAATGCCCAAAATGTGGATTAGTTGGAACAATGCAAGCAATGCCTGGATTTTACTAA
- a CDS encoding nucleotidyltransferase family protein — MKAIILAGGRGKRLRPITDYVPKPLVPIRNIPIIEWQIKYLKKFGIDEIIVCTGYKQETIENHLDVKKIGTKIKFSVEKSPLGTGGAIKKAGKMINEKSFFVINGDTITNIDLNELAKKSNAIASIELRTNFGILETKDDKIIKFREKKEIIDCWMNAGIYHLEKGILKDLPSKGDIEKTVFPDYAKKGKLNIVKFKNVKWYSIDSFKDMEECSLEIEKIIK; from the coding sequence TTGAAAGCAATAATTTTGGCAGGAGGACGGGGAAAAAGACTAAGACCAATAACAGATTATGTGCCAAAACCTCTAGTTCCAATAAGAAACATCCCGATAATTGAATGGCAAATTAAATATTTAAAAAAATTTGGAATTGATGAAATAATTGTATGTACTGGATACAAGCAAGAAACTATTGAAAATCATCTGGATGTAAAAAAAATAGGAACTAAAATAAAATTCTCAGTTGAAAAATCACCATTAGGTACTGGTGGTGCAATTAAAAAAGCAGGAAAAATGATCAATGAAAAATCTTTTTTTGTAATTAATGGGGATACTATTACAAATATAGATTTGAATGAACTTGCAAAAAAATCAAATGCAATAGCATCAATTGAACTACGAACTAATTTTGGAATTTTAGAAACTAAAGATGACAAAATAATAAAATTTAGAGAGAAAAAAGAAATTATTGATTGTTGGATGAATGCGGGAATATATCATCTAGAAAAAGGAATTCTCAAAGATTTGCCCAGTAAAGGCGATATTGAAAAAACTGTTTTTCCAGACTATGCCAAAAAAGGTAAACTCAACATTGTCAAATTTAAAAATGTGAAATGGTATTCAATTGATTCATTCAAAGATATGGAAGAGTGTTCTTTAGAAATAGAAAAAATAATAAAATAA